One part of the Ralstonia pickettii genome encodes these proteins:
- a CDS encoding ion channel, with protein sequence MNTPSSSSQLSRPARRGRKVWSGTQHVIAYGMPPLGWRDVYHHALEVNWPTFFALLATMFLALNAVFAGLYSLGDGAIANQSPPGFVGAFFFSVETLATVGYGDMHPQTLYAHVIATLEIFIGMSGIAMATGLVFARFSRPRAKIMFARNVVVRPLNGKSTLMLRAANARQNVIAEATARLRLMQDEVSPEGYSIYKFHDLKLERSEHPIFLLGWVMMHVIDEASPLHGATAESLAAGDALLLLTIEGADETAAQTVQARYSWRHDEIRWNYRYADLIHDEGGVTSVDYDNFHLIHPLETSPQAQ encoded by the coding sequence ATGAACACCCCGTCGTCTTCCTCCCAGCTTTCCCGGCCCGCGCGCCGGGGCCGCAAAGTCTGGTCCGGCACGCAGCACGTCATCGCCTACGGCATGCCGCCGCTGGGCTGGCGCGACGTTTACCACCATGCGCTGGAGGTCAACTGGCCGACCTTCTTCGCGCTGCTGGCGACCATGTTCCTGGCGCTGAATGCAGTATTCGCGGGGCTGTATTCGCTCGGCGACGGCGCGATCGCGAATCAGTCGCCGCCCGGCTTCGTCGGGGCCTTCTTCTTCAGCGTCGAGACGCTGGCCACGGTGGGCTACGGCGACATGCACCCGCAAACGCTCTACGCCCACGTCATCGCCACGCTGGAGATCTTCATCGGCATGTCGGGCATCGCCATGGCGACGGGGCTGGTGTTTGCGCGGTTCTCACGCCCGCGCGCCAAGATCATGTTTGCCCGCAACGTTGTCGTACGGCCGCTCAACGGCAAGTCCACGCTGATGCTGCGTGCCGCCAATGCGCGCCAGAACGTCATCGCCGAGGCCACCGCCCGGCTGCGCCTGATGCAGGACGAGGTCTCGCCCGAGGGCTACTCGATCTACAAGTTCCACGACCTGAAGCTGGAGCGCAGCGAGCACCCGATCTTCCTGCTGGGCTGGGTGATGATGCATGTCATCGATGAAGCCAGCCCGCTGCATGGCGCCACCGCAGAGTCGCTTGCGGCCGGTGACGCCTTGCTGCTGCTCACCATCGAGGGCGCTGACGAGACTGCCGCGCAGACTGTGCAGGCGCGCTATTCCTGGCGGCACGACGAGATCCGCTGGAACTATCGCTATGCCGACCTGATTCACGACGAGGGCGGCGTCACATCGGTCGACTACGACAACTTCCACCTGATCCATCCGCTCGAGACGTCCCCGCAGGCACAATGA
- a CDS encoding C39 family peptidase, with translation MMRKTLGAVLVALACGPALAGTIDMLGTGGGTYAMPVTSMKAARYLRTVHQRFDFSCGSAAVATLLTYQYGYPVSEQTVFQAMYEHGNQEKIRREGFSLLDIKRYLASLGFEADGFEQPLDALKDAHLPAIVLLTENGYHHFVVVKGVQEGRVLVGDPAMGTRAIPRASFESMWDNHLLFVVHNREAGATFNASSDWRVAPRAPLEEGMDRSGLGNIVVPKHGPSDF, from the coding sequence ATGATGCGCAAGACGTTGGGTGCAGTGCTGGTGGCGCTGGCGTGCGGGCCTGCGTTGGCGGGCACGATCGACATGCTCGGCACGGGCGGCGGCACGTATGCCATGCCGGTGACGAGCATGAAGGCCGCGCGCTATCTGCGTACCGTGCATCAGCGTTTCGACTTCAGTTGTGGGTCCGCTGCGGTGGCGACACTGCTCACATATCAGTACGGCTATCCGGTGAGCGAGCAGACCGTGTTCCAGGCCATGTACGAGCATGGCAACCAGGAGAAGATCCGGCGAGAAGGCTTTTCGCTGCTCGACATCAAACGCTATCTGGCATCTCTGGGCTTTGAGGCCGATGGTTTCGAGCAGCCGCTGGATGCATTGAAGGACGCCCACCTGCCGGCCATCGTGTTGTTGACCGAGAACGGCTATCACCACTTTGTGGTGGTCAAGGGCGTACAGGAAGGGCGTGTGCTGGTGGGCGATCCGGCCATGGGCACGCGTGCGATTCCGCGTGCGAGTTTCGAGAGCATGTGGGACAACCATTTGCTGTTCGTTGTCCATAACCGCGAGGCGGGGGCGACGTTCAACGCCTCATCGGATTGGCGCGTGGCACCGCGTGCACCGCTGGAGGAAGGCATGGACCGCAGCGGCCTGGGAAACATCGTCGTTCCCAAGCATGGTCCGTCCGACTTCTGA
- a CDS encoding AMP-binding protein, translated as MAGEVFDARPRNGASYVVGDTAVPLAHVTVSALLAETVRRCPDDEAVVFREQNVRWTWRTFAEQVDALAAGLHALGLERGDRIGIWSPNRVEWVLTQFATARLGLILVNINPAYRLSELEYALNKVGCKAIVAAEAFKTSRYLEMLQTLAPELASAQPGALNAAKLPALRWVIRMGEANTPGMLNFADVVARGKSVPVDALDAITATLSPDDAINIQFTSGTTGAPKGATLTHVNVVNNARFVAMAMNLQEGDRLCIPVPLYHCFGMVMSVLTCTATGACMVFPGEAFDPLATLRTVAEERCTQLHGVPTMFIAQLDHPDFKRFDVSTLRGGIMAGSPCPIEVMKRVVSELNLREVTIAYGMTETSPVSFQSAVTDPLDKRVTTVGRIQPHLQVKLVDGAGEVVPVGEKGELCTKGYSVMLGYWDDEAKTAESIQDGWMRTGDLATFDAEGYCNIVGRVKDMLIRGGENVYPREIEEFLFRHPKVQAVNVFGVPDPKYGEEVCAWIVLKPGQQATEEEIRTFCQGQIAHYKIPRYIRFVTEMPMTVTGKVQKFVMRDRMIEELKLTVAATA; from the coding sequence ATGGCTGGTGAGGTTTTCGACGCGCGACCGCGCAACGGTGCGTCATATGTGGTGGGCGATACAGCGGTGCCGCTGGCGCACGTGACAGTCTCGGCGTTACTGGCGGAAACGGTGCGCCGCTGCCCTGACGACGAGGCGGTTGTGTTCCGCGAGCAGAACGTGCGCTGGACGTGGCGTACCTTTGCTGAACAGGTCGATGCGCTGGCCGCCGGCCTGCACGCACTGGGGTTGGAACGCGGCGACCGCATCGGCATCTGGTCACCCAACCGCGTCGAATGGGTGCTCACGCAGTTCGCGACGGCGCGCCTGGGGCTCATCCTCGTCAACATCAACCCGGCATATCGGCTGTCGGAGCTGGAATACGCCCTCAACAAGGTCGGCTGCAAGGCCATTGTGGCGGCCGAGGCGTTCAAGACCTCGCGCTACCTGGAAATGCTGCAGACGCTGGCGCCGGAACTGGCGTCTGCGCAGCCCGGCGCCCTGAACGCGGCCAAGCTGCCGGCCTTGCGCTGGGTCATCCGGATGGGCGAGGCCAATACGCCGGGCATGCTCAACTTTGCCGACGTTGTTGCGCGTGGAAAAAGCGTACCCGTTGATGCGCTGGATGCCATCACGGCCACGCTGTCGCCCGACGATGCGATCAACATCCAATTCACCAGCGGCACGACGGGCGCACCCAAGGGCGCCACGCTCACGCACGTCAACGTCGTCAACAACGCGCGCTTCGTTGCCATGGCGATGAACCTGCAAGAGGGCGATCGACTGTGTATTCCGGTGCCGCTGTATCACTGCTTCGGCATGGTCATGTCGGTGCTGACCTGCACGGCGACCGGCGCATGCATGGTGTTTCCGGGCGAAGCGTTCGACCCGCTGGCCACGCTGCGCACGGTGGCGGAAGAACGCTGCACGCAACTGCACGGCGTGCCGACGATGTTCATTGCGCAGCTCGATCATCCTGACTTCAAGCGCTTTGACGTATCGACGCTGCGCGGCGGCATCATGGCCGGCTCGCCGTGCCCGATCGAGGTGATGAAGCGCGTGGTGTCGGAATTGAATCTGCGCGAAGTCACCATCGCGTATGGCATGACCGAGACGAGCCCTGTGTCGTTCCAGAGTGCGGTAACGGACCCGCTCGACAAGCGCGTCACAACCGTTGGCCGCATCCAGCCGCATCTGCAGGTCAAGCTCGTGGATGGCGCGGGAGAGGTGGTGCCGGTGGGGGAGAAGGGCGAACTGTGCACGAAGGGCTATTCGGTCATGCTTGGCTACTGGGACGACGAGGCCAAGACCGCCGAATCGATCCAGGACGGCTGGATGCGTACAGGCGATCTGGCAACGTTCGATGCCGAGGGCTACTGCAACATCGTCGGCCGCGTGAAGGACATGCTGATCCGCGGCGGCGAGAACGTTTACCCGCGCGAAATCGAAGAGTTTCTCTTCCGGCATCCGAAGGTGCAGGCCGTCAACGTATTTGGCGTGCCCGACCCGAAGTACGGTGAAGAGGTTTGCGCGTGGATCGTGCTCAAGCCCGGCCAGCAGGCCACGGAAGAGGAGATCCGCACGTTCTGCCAGGGCCAGATCGCGCACTACAAGATTCCGCGCTACATCCGCTTCGTCACCGAGATGCCGATGACGGTGACGGGCAAGGTGCAGAAGTTCGTCATGCGCGACCGCATGATCGAAGAACTCAAGCTGACGGTGGCCGCCACGGCCTGA
- the queF gene encoding NADPH-dependent 7-cyano-7-deazaguanine reductase QueF (Catalyzes the NADPH-dependent reduction of 7-cyano-7-deazaguanine (preQ0) to 7-aminomethyl-7-deazaguanine (preQ1) in queuosine biosynthesis), protein MSNQPEHSPLGKTSAYKTEYDPSLLFPIPRQGKRDEIGLAAGTPLPFFGVDLWNLYELSWLNLRGKPQVALGTVIVPADSPNIVESKSFKLYLNSFNQTKVASHEALQQLIHHDLSEACGAPVQVRIVTQEEFARQKMGELDGLLLDRLDIETDVYQPTPELLHADEGESPVEETLVSHLLKSNCLVTGQPDWGSVQIRYVGAPINQEALLKYLISFREHNEFHEQCVERIFTDILRQCHPVKLAVYARYTRRGGLDINPFRTNYNTPWPDNLRNARQ, encoded by the coding sequence ATGAGCAACCAACCCGAACATTCGCCGCTGGGCAAGACGTCCGCCTACAAGACGGAATACGACCCGAGCCTGCTGTTTCCGATTCCTCGCCAGGGCAAGCGCGACGAAATCGGCCTCGCGGCCGGCACGCCGCTGCCCTTCTTCGGCGTGGACCTCTGGAACCTGTACGAGCTGTCGTGGCTGAACCTGCGCGGCAAGCCGCAGGTGGCGCTGGGCACCGTGATCGTGCCGGCGGATTCGCCCAACATCGTTGAATCGAAGTCGTTCAAGCTGTATCTGAATTCGTTCAACCAGACGAAGGTGGCGTCGCACGAAGCGCTGCAGCAGCTGATTCACCACGATCTGTCTGAGGCATGCGGTGCGCCGGTGCAGGTGCGCATCGTCACGCAGGAAGAGTTCGCACGGCAGAAGATGGGCGAACTCGATGGCCTGCTGCTCGACCGCCTGGACATCGAAACGGATGTCTACCAGCCCACGCCCGAGCTGCTGCATGCCGATGAGGGAGAAAGCCCGGTCGAAGAAACGCTGGTGTCGCACCTGCTGAAGTCCAATTGCCTGGTGACGGGTCAGCCGGACTGGGGCAGCGTGCAGATCCGCTACGTGGGCGCGCCGATCAACCAGGAAGCACTGCTGAAGTATCTGATCTCATTCCGCGAACACAATGAATTTCACGAGCAGTGTGTGGAGCGGATCTTTACCGACATCCTCCGCCAGTGCCACCCGGTCAAGCTGGCCGTGTATGCGCGCTACACACGTCGCGGCGGGCTGGACATCAATCCGTTCCGCACAAACTACAACACACCGTGGCCGGACAACTTGCGCAATGCACGTCAGTAA
- a CDS encoding nucleoside recognition domain-containing protein, translated as MALNLVWLAFFLVAFITACVQVVQGDMEVFSRMLTGMFDAARTGFEIAIGLTGMIALWLGIMRVGERAGVVDLFARLVNPLMRHLFPSVPAGHPANGAMMMNVSANVLGLDNAATPLGLQAMRELQQINPQPQRASDAQLMFVVLNTAGVTLVPTSVIAIRQAMAVKQGLVGFNAADIFLPTLLSTFIGFCAGIAAVAWYQRINLFKPALLAYFGGFVVTMGLLFAWLRQFPPQQMAAWIGLIGAGAILTIVVAFLVCGAIRRINVYETFVDGAKDGFQVAIGIVPYLVAVLVGIAVFRAAGCMDVLMQGLSALFTHLGIDTRFVPALPVGLMKTLSGAGARGLMVDVMTTYGVDSFQGKLAAIIQGSTETTFYVLAVYFGSVGIKDTRYALACGLWADLVGLIGAVLVAYLFFA; from the coding sequence GTGGCCCTGAACCTCGTCTGGCTCGCCTTCTTTCTCGTCGCCTTCATCACCGCCTGCGTGCAGGTGGTGCAGGGCGACATGGAGGTCTTCTCCCGCATGCTGACCGGCATGTTCGATGCCGCGCGCACCGGTTTCGAAATTGCAATCGGCCTCACCGGCATGATTGCGTTGTGGCTGGGCATCATGCGCGTGGGCGAGCGTGCCGGCGTGGTGGATCTGTTCGCGCGTCTTGTGAACCCGCTGATGCGGCACCTGTTTCCTTCCGTGCCCGCCGGCCACCCGGCCAACGGCGCGATGATGATGAACGTCTCGGCCAACGTGCTCGGGCTGGATAACGCCGCCACTCCACTGGGCCTGCAGGCCATGCGCGAGCTGCAGCAGATCAATCCGCAGCCGCAGCGCGCCAGCGATGCGCAGTTGATGTTCGTGGTGCTCAACACAGCGGGGGTGACGCTGGTGCCCACCTCCGTCATCGCCATCCGCCAGGCCATGGCCGTCAAGCAGGGCCTGGTCGGTTTCAATGCGGCTGACATTTTCCTGCCGACCTTGCTGTCCACGTTCATCGGCTTCTGCGCGGGCATTGCGGCGGTGGCGTGGTATCAGCGGATCAACCTGTTCAAGCCTGCGTTGCTGGCGTATTTCGGCGGCTTTGTCGTGACGATGGGGTTGCTGTTTGCGTGGCTGCGCCAGTTTCCGCCGCAGCAGATGGCGGCCTGGATAGGCCTGATTGGCGCGGGCGCCATCCTCACGATCGTCGTGGCGTTCCTGGTCTGCGGTGCCATTCGCCGCATCAACGTGTACGAGACCTTCGTCGATGGCGCCAAGGACGGCTTCCAGGTTGCCATCGGCATCGTCCCGTACCTCGTCGCGGTGCTGGTGGGCATCGCCGTGTTTCGGGCGGCGGGGTGCATGGATGTCCTGATGCAGGGGCTTTCTGCGCTGTTCACACACCTGGGCATCGATACGCGTTTTGTGCCGGCGCTGCCCGTAGGGCTGATGAAGACCCTGTCCGGCGCCGGTGCGCGCGGTCTGATGGTCGACGTGATGACGACTTATGGCGTCGATTCCTTCCAGGGCAAGCTGGCCGCCATCATCCAGGGTTCGACCGAAACCACGTTCTACGTGCTGGCCGTGTATTTCGGCAGCGTCGGCATCAAGGACACGCGCTACGCACTGGCCTGCGGGCTGTGGGCCGACTTGGTCGGTCTGATCGGCGCCGTGCTTGTCGCCTATCTGTTCTTTGCCTGA
- the ilvA gene encoding threonine ammonia-lyase, biosynthetic → MAIDYLKKILTAKVYDVAVETELKFAPNLSARTGNRVYLKREDDQPVFSFKLRGAYNKMASLTPAERKRGVITASAGNHAQGVAFSAARMECKAVICMPVTTPQLKIDGVRSRGGDWVEVVLHGESYSDAYNHAAQLQEKHGYAFVHPFDDPDVIAGQGTIAMEILRQHPQPIQAIFCSIGGGGLISGVAAYVKAVRPDIKVIGVQSVDSDAMARSVAAGKRVELKEVGLFADGTAVKLVGKETFRLTRELVDEIITVDTDAICAALKDVFQDTRSLLEPSGALALAGLKQYAETHQLKNESLVAVASGANMNFDRLRFVAERAEVGEAREAVFAVTIPEERGSFKRFCELVGWSRNVTEFNYRIASKDAAHIFVGVQIASRPEGDKIAENFRKHGFPTLDLSNDELAKQHIRYMVGGRSPLAENEHLYRFEFPERPGALMKFLSSMSPNWNISLFHYRNQGADSSNILVGIQVPKNEKREFKAFLATLGYTYWDESENPVYSLFL, encoded by the coding sequence ATGGCCATCGATTACCTCAAGAAAATCCTGACTGCGAAGGTCTATGACGTCGCGGTCGAAACCGAGCTGAAGTTCGCGCCCAACCTGTCGGCGCGCACCGGCAACCGCGTGTACCTCAAGCGCGAGGATGACCAGCCGGTGTTCTCGTTCAAGCTGCGCGGCGCTTACAACAAGATGGCCTCGCTCACGCCGGCCGAACGCAAGCGCGGGGTGATTACGGCATCGGCGGGCAACCACGCGCAGGGCGTGGCGTTCAGCGCGGCGCGCATGGAATGCAAGGCCGTGATCTGCATGCCGGTGACGACGCCGCAACTGAAGATTGACGGCGTGCGCTCGCGCGGCGGCGATTGGGTCGAGGTCGTGCTGCACGGTGAAAGCTATTCCGACGCGTACAACCACGCCGCCCAGCTGCAGGAAAAACACGGCTACGCCTTCGTGCACCCGTTCGACGACCCGGACGTGATTGCCGGCCAGGGCACGATCGCCATGGAAATCCTGCGCCAGCATCCACAGCCGATTCAAGCGATCTTTTGCTCGATCGGTGGCGGCGGGCTGATCTCCGGCGTCGCGGCCTATGTGAAGGCCGTGCGGCCGGACATCAAGGTCATCGGCGTGCAGAGCGTGGATTCCGACGCGATGGCGCGCTCGGTGGCCGCCGGCAAGCGCGTCGAACTGAAGGAGGTGGGCCTGTTTGCGGACGGCACGGCGGTCAAGCTGGTCGGCAAGGAAACGTTCCGCCTCACGCGGGAACTCGTCGACGAGATCATCACCGTGGATACAGATGCCATCTGCGCGGCGCTCAAGGACGTGTTCCAGGACACGCGCAGCCTGCTGGAGCCATCGGGCGCGCTGGCGCTGGCTGGCCTCAAACAGTATGCCGAGACGCATCAGCTGAAGAACGAATCGCTCGTGGCCGTGGCCAGCGGTGCGAACATGAACTTCGACCGCCTGCGCTTCGTGGCCGAGCGCGCTGAAGTGGGCGAGGCGCGCGAAGCCGTGTTTGCCGTGACGATTCCCGAAGAGCGCGGCAGCTTCAAGCGCTTCTGCGAACTGGTCGGCTGGTCGCGCAACGTGACGGAGTTCAACTACCGCATTGCCAGCAAGGACGCGGCGCATATCTTTGTGGGCGTGCAGATTGCGTCGCGCCCAGAGGGCGACAAGATTGCGGAGAACTTCCGCAAGCACGGGTTCCCGACCCTGGACCTGTCCAACGATGAACTCGCCAAGCAGCACATCCGCTACATGGTGGGTGGGCGTTCGCCGCTGGCAGAGAACGAGCATCTCTACCGCTTCGAGTTTCCTGAGCGGCCAGGCGCGCTGATGAAGTTCCTCTCGAGCATGAGCCCGAACTGGAACATCAGCCTGTTCCACTACCGTAATCAGGGCGCGGATTCGAGCAACATCCTCGTCGGCATCCAGGTACCGAAGAACGAGAAACGCGAGTTCAAGGCGTTCCTCGCCACGCTGGGCTATACCTATTGGGACGAAAGCGAGAACCCCGTCTACAGCCTGTTTTTGTGA
- a CDS encoding acetate kinase: MKNAPWGPLRAVACACLLLCGRSALAQTNEPVDDKPPSLEALQRELADTQARLQELKRSIQQQETHLRHMRRALGMSEGRLDTVRGAGAPGAAGDAVELAQNDQPGTTPVGKPPEPPDRPPRIAQIFDEPSALTPPGKVVVEPSFQMAYSSSDRVALVGYTIIPALLIGLIDVRQVKTTTLTGTVAMRYGLARRWELEARVPYVYSKSDTVSRELFTGTATDNAFSSHGHGIGDVELTARYQINAGGVDKPFYIGWLRFKTRTGKDPFEVTTDCVTRCVSNTTGTGLPLQQPTGSGFFAVQPGLTWLFPTDPAVFFGSISYLHNFERKDVSLNLVDGSKQFLGNVKAGDIIGLNFGMGLALNEKASFSIGYDQSIIAPTTQNGQRVPGSVRTILGTLLVGYSYRLSPKMALNLSVGAGLTRDTPDLTVTLRLPIQF, translated from the coding sequence ATGAAGAACGCACCATGGGGGCCGCTTCGCGCGGTTGCGTGCGCATGCCTGCTGCTATGTGGCAGGTCGGCACTTGCACAGACCAACGAGCCGGTGGACGACAAGCCACCCAGCCTGGAGGCGCTGCAGCGCGAGCTTGCCGATACGCAGGCGCGCCTGCAGGAGCTCAAGCGCTCGATCCAGCAACAGGAAACCCATCTGCGGCACATGCGGCGCGCGCTCGGCATGAGTGAGGGCCGACTCGACACCGTGCGCGGTGCCGGTGCTCCCGGCGCGGCCGGCGACGCCGTGGAACTCGCGCAGAACGACCAGCCCGGAACCACGCCTGTCGGCAAACCGCCGGAGCCTCCTGACCGGCCGCCACGCATCGCGCAGATTTTCGACGAGCCCAGCGCACTCACACCGCCGGGCAAGGTTGTTGTCGAGCCGTCATTTCAGATGGCGTATTCGTCGTCGGACCGCGTGGCGCTGGTGGGCTACACCATCATTCCCGCGCTGCTGATCGGGCTGATCGACGTACGGCAGGTGAAGACCACCACGCTGACCGGCACGGTGGCGATGCGCTACGGCCTCGCGCGGCGCTGGGAGCTGGAGGCGCGGGTACCCTATGTCTACAGCAAGAGCGACACCGTCAGCCGCGAGCTGTTCACCGGCACGGCGACGGACAACGCCTTCAGCTCGCACGGACACGGCATCGGTGACGTGGAGCTGACCGCGCGCTACCAGATCAATGCAGGCGGGGTCGACAAGCCGTTCTACATCGGCTGGCTGCGCTTCAAGACGCGCACCGGCAAGGATCCGTTTGAAGTCACCACCGATTGCGTGACACGCTGTGTGAGCAATACCACGGGCACCGGCCTGCCTCTGCAACAGCCGACGGGCTCGGGCTTCTTCGCCGTACAGCCAGGGCTGACGTGGCTGTTCCCGACGGACCCGGCGGTTTTCTTCGGCAGCATCAGCTACCTGCACAACTTCGAGCGCAAGGACGTCAGCCTGAACCTGGTGGACGGCTCGAAGCAGTTCCTGGGCAACGTGAAGGCCGGCGACATCATCGGCCTGAACTTCGGCATGGGGCTGGCGCTGAACGAGAAGGCGTCGTTCTCTATCGGCTATGACCAGAGCATCATCGCGCCGACCACGCAAAACGGCCAGCGCGTGCCGGGTTCTGTGCGCACGATTCTCGGCACCTTGCTGGTCGGCTATTCGTACCGGCTCTCGCCCAAGATGGCGCTGAACCTGTCGGTGGGTGCGGGCCTGACGCGTGACACGCCGGACCTGACCGTCACGCTGCGCCTGCCGATCCAGTTCTAG